A single Phragmites australis chromosome 4, lpPhrAust1.1, whole genome shotgun sequence DNA region contains:
- the LOC133915905 gene encoding probable dolichyl-diphosphooligosaccharide--protein glycosyltransferase subunit 3, with amino-acid sequence MAPPPHRHLLLLLLPLLLLAAAVTLTGADDLVAELQSLRARSPSGVIHLTDTSVTRFVSAPSPRRPYSVLVFFDASSLHSKPDLHLPQLRSEFALLSASFLAHNPSSGDLFFADIEFAESQHSFHQFGVNSLPHVRLVRPEHDRLAGSEQMDQSHFARLADSMSEFVESRTGLEVGPIVRPPLLSHNQIILLVILFLISIPFMIKRIMEGETLLHDRRVWMAGALFVYFFSVSGGMYGIIRHTPMFLTDRSDPNKLVFFYQGSGMQLGAEGFAVGFLYTLVGLMIAAVTHLVVKVESLQTQRFAMLVVMVIGWWAVRKVIYLDNWKTGYSIHTFWPSSWR; translated from the coding sequence ATGGCGCCTCCGCCGCACCGCcacctgctgctcctcctcctccctctcctgctaCTCGCCGCGGCCGTTACACTCACCGGCGCCGACGACCTGGTCGCGGAGCTCCAGTCCCTCCGCGCGCGGTCCCCCTCCGGCGTGATCCACCTCACCGACACCTCCGTCACCCGTTTCGTCTCCGCCCCGTCCCCGCGCCGCCCCTACTCCGTGCTTGTCTTCTTCGACGCCTCCTCTCTCCACTCCAAGCCTGACCTCCACCTCCCCCAGCTCCGCAGCGAATTCGCGCTCCTCTCCGCCTCCTTCCTCGCCCACAACCCCAGCTCCGGCGacctcttcttcgccgacaTCGAGTTCGCCGAGTCGCAGCACTCCTTCCACCAGTTCGGCGTCAACTCCCTCCCCCATGTCCGCCTCGTCCGGCCCGAGCACGACCGCCTCGCTGGATCCGAGCAGATGGACCAGTCCCACTTCGCCCGCCTCGCCGATTCCATGTCCGAGTTCGTCGAGTCCCGCACGGGCCTCGAGGTCGGCCCCATCGTCCGCCCGCCCCTCCTCTCCCACAACCAGATCATCCTGCTCGTCATCCTCTTCTTGATCTCCATTCCCTTTATGATCAAGAGGATCATGGAAGGGGAAACCCTGCTCCATGACCGCCGGGTGTGGATGGCCGGGGCGCTCTTCGTCTACTTCTTCAGCGTGTCCGGGGGGATGTACGGGATCATCAGGCACACGCCCATGTTCCTTACTGACCGGTCGGATCCCAACAAGCTCGTGTTCTTCTACCAGGGGTCGGGGATGCAACTTGGGGCTGAGGGGTTTGCAGTTGGGTTCTTGTACACGCTCGTGGGTCTGATGATTGCTGCGGTGACACACTTGGTGGTGAAAGTCGAGAGCCTGCAGACACAGCGGTTCGCGATGCTGGTTGTCATGGTGATCGGGTGGTGGGCAGTTAGGAAGGTGATCTACTTGGATAACTGGAAGACTGGGTACAGCATTCATACCTTCTGGCCGAGCAGCTGGAGGTGA